The Megachile rotundata isolate GNS110a chromosome 11, iyMegRotu1, whole genome shotgun sequence genome includes a region encoding these proteins:
- the MED1 gene encoding mediator complex subunit 1 → MDVANGQKPLGGQPSATGGSPMDKGKEWQMELLMEKLRSKASSFKSLVETAKNLRMAMLDKRFAIDSAEKSQLQKCLDTLQHSIKVTSLQSMVERLESLTRQLGLKFMMSGPPGTELFISSDMFFLEVLLEPSGVVKDVKIHHEGKNEQQSCDVLVSCLSRGDFLDFTVQLEGLASIYQLNADKKVKCKAFSALQSLEADLGILAQLQTFIKEPFNLVHKSPVGILERRRGGHAMKLTYFVSPYDLIDQENRTCDALSSEIVIKRKIGHSVTVCMEGSTAHKLPTSSIITVNRSPTGKSTPSYAPLTGTNSSVLPACFVLKLAKKMPMCMELVRRIQKVTELECGDISAPHPLLSLIIQHASEGQLDCRNNRGLYVSLPDQQHCYFMTENKNLEGVLVCSIPFTHPAHVPQILVYLRQQALFNTLISSCVRPMARQDPEHATIFEVSALSWQHISVSLEHPFEETMATAELDLTDISALKCKLYGISITNTEQTSDLTGKVLQKCLSIPLTMRILMKSWESRDSLNTMSNLNSGNGNYNINLGSGKDQNNQNGSGMPDFTNGEAKIKQEPGLNNGNGTMGRQQSSQQQQQQQQQQQQQQQQQSFLDAGTENSIGFPSYSGQSDTTTAMLNPLQLGALLGQAKNSLSNPINERSKKTRKRKTADGIWRSPKRKGDETAEILLESSSSDSTPLGTPTGGRENLNETRTSTPTSATSLTSGLDFSNLDPTDILGTDKSSDYDIDNESEITEVHDLQDVEELIKRDRKSRKREEKKSPIIFEENKSLVPPSVSITPISSSSLGQTTNYNSVLTGMGLERRPGIEIIPIASSPQTTLPNSITITPIAGPTQSKSLTDERRERKSSKGKSTEDKGKLEKRRKRKREDSPMGPPPDKIPSKQDPLSKPVSVSIKPTESPPNLSSRPSSPATTLRKFSPSPTHTSPLALVGKSSPTLKQSTNKPVQSPKHSPVYSSSPKHTPVPASVSPKHGTSSPKHGSSASTGKPSMSALKSAANSPSSKTTDSGQSKIKSSSSSSGKDSNREKERKTSSLAFGGSSGHQSPKTKSSSGKLKQLELIPSGETQSTLPSSGGSTPPSGSSELGKSAIAQQQAKNRKGSLSAVIDKLKNAQHCTEDSGNSGTKPSTGGSGASSGQKERSVGSSSNKTAEGKCISKNSSLDTKNPAEYMVKHSSDGMKITINKTRTKDSKSGTNLKLSSSSASVPTGTSSGSSTSSTSMSGNGSPKTHTGLKPGVSSGPASKKLPSQTSPKLSGSSSSGSGSSSGGKTTLLGQKMLSALKTISGSNSGSGNGAGGINVGGSGNTGLLSKGVMSSKTSSSSPKTASSGVTDLSRNRDKSRLSKSGDKSIFPSKGIGDTRKSSPSGLREESESERAFKLLAAHASMTSLSNLPIVEGLMKQLDTKFQIPKLSARANTDSTDKKSDKLSMLPDSGKTLDNLAAKQTTEQGKLQALSNTSSSVSKTSSEDQSSQGRRDHVQTKPDNLSMTSATSVINLGTDSSGSLLLPALSSGSTHDMDIPTNLSMQPSENESRDTCKEPSMSRSNTQFLSSSLNSTATGKDENSGSGPVMAVLPKGSDAQSTSKPVYPTMMTTGTITSENVTNTASSGNGNSESLNLSIKPVDATMTKYKSDEKKQQQQSQQQPQQQQQMQQQPSQSQSQPQQQQQVPSSGGSSGSASLSVVSSEGSSGAMKATGTEIPTTTSQEAAEMLLDFSTPKDVAKSLTFTSIPERAMTQAASVRRNTPPPPPPAFPASPSVSVHIVKSPAPSPRVIPPSPHSASPCITDDELMDEALVGMGK, encoded by the exons ATGGATGTTGCGAACGGACAAAAGCCCCTTG GTGGGCAACCTTCTGCCACTGGAGGTTCACCAATGGATAAGGGGAAAGAGTGGCAGATGGAGTTGCTTATGGAGAAGTTACGCTCTAAAGCCTCCTCCTTTAAATCTTTGGTGGAAACGGCAAAAAATTTACGTATGGCTATGTTG GATAAAAGGTTCGCAATCGATAGTGCCGAAAAAAGTCAGCTACAAAAATGTTTGGATACTTTGCAACATTCCATAAAAGTAACATCTTTGCAATCTATGGTGGAACGTTTGGAGAGTTTGACGAGGCAATTAGG CTTAAAGTTTATGATGTCTGGTCCACCAGGTACTGAGTTGTTTATCTCCTCAGATATGTTCTTTTTGGAAGTTCTTTTGGAACCATCAGGTGTAGTTAAAGATGTTAAAATTCATCATGAAGGAAAGAATGAGCAGCAG AGCTGTGATGTATTGGTGTCTTGCTTGTCACGTGGGGACTTCCTTGATTTTACAGTACAATTAGAAGGTTTAGCTTCAATATATCAATTAAATGCAGATAAGAAGGTCAAATGTAAAGCATTCAGTGCTTTACAGTCGTTAGAGGCTGATCTGGGTATTCTAGCTCAATTGCAAACATTTATAAAGGAACCTTTTAACCTTGTTCATAAAAGCCCAGTAG GAATCCTCGAGCGAAGAAGAGGCGGTCATGCGATGAAACTGACATATTTTGTTTCTCCGTATGATCTGATAGATCAGGAGAATCGTACCTGTGATGCGCTGAGTTCAGAAATAGTTATTAAACGGAAGATTGGTCATTCCGTAACAGTTTGTATGGAAGGTTCGACTGCTCATAAGTTGCCTACATCTAGTATCATAACTGTAAATAGAAGTCCAACGGGAAAAAG TACCCCATCTTATGCTCCATTAACTGGTACAAATTCATCTGTATTGCCCGCTTGCTTCGTATTGAAGCTTGCCAAGAAGATGCCAATGTGCATGGAACTAGTGCGTAGAATACAGAAAGTGACAGAGCTCGAATGTGGAGATATATCTGCTCCCCATCCATTACTTAGTTTAATTATTCAACATGCTAGTGAGGGTCAATTGGACTGTCGAAACAATAGAGGACTTTATGTC AGTCTACCAGACCAACAGCATTGTTACTTCATGACGGAGAATAAAAACTTGGAGGGTGTGTTAGTGTGTAGCATTCCTTTCACTCATCCGGCACATGTTCCACAAATTTTGGTATACTTACGACAGCAAGCGCTATTCAATACCTTGATCAGTAGTTGCGTTAGACCCATGGCTCGGCAAGATCCGGAACACGCGACTATATTCGAAGTGAGCGCTTTATCATGGCAACACATATCGGTAAGTCTGGAGCATCCTTTCGAGGAGACAATGGCAACGGCGGAGCTCGACTTAACAGACATTTCTGCACTAAAGTGTAAATTGTATGGCATAAGCATAACGAATACAGAGCAGACGTCAGATTTGACTGGAAAGGTTTTACAGAAGTGTCTGAGTATACCTCTGACAATGAGAATTCTTATGAAATCATGGGAAAGTCGCGACTCCTTAAACACGATGAGTAACCTGAATAGTGGAAATGGAAATTACAATATAAACCTCGGTTCCGGTAAAGACCAGAATAATCAAAATGGTTCAGGAATGCCTGATTTCACTAATGGAGAAGCGAAAATCAAGCAAGAACCCGGTTTAAATAACGGAAATGGAACCATGGGAAGGCAACAGTCAtcgcaacaacagcagcagcagcagcagcaacaacaacaacaacaacagcagcagtcTTTTTTAGATGCCGGAACGGAGAATAGTATCGGTTTTCCGTCTTATTCCGGCCAATCCGATACCACAACTGCTATGCTGAATCCTCTACAATTGGGAGCGTTGCTTGGGCAAGCAAAAAACTCATTATCTAATCCCATAAACGAACGTTCAAAGAAAACGCGCAAGAGAAAAACTGCGGACGGTATTTGGCGGAGTCCCAAACGGAAAGGAGACGAGACCGCAGAAATATTGTTAGAGAGCTCCAGTTCAGATTCGACGCCTCTCGGTACACCAACCGGTGGCAGAGAAAATTTGAATGAAACGAGAACGTCCACGCCCACCTCGGCCACGAGTTTAACTAGCGGTTTAGATTTTTCTAACTTAGATCCCACCGATATTTTGGGAACGGACAAAAGTTCCGACTACGATATCGATAACGAGAGCGAAATAACGGAAGTCCACGATTTGCAAGATGTGGAAGAGCTGATCAAACGAGACCGCAAATCGAGGAAAAGGGAAGAGAAAAAGAGCCCCATTATATTCGAAGAGAACAAAAGCTTAGTGCCGCCATCAGTAAGTATAACGCCAATTTCAAGCAGTAGTTTGGGTCAAACTACGAACTATAACTCTGTACTTACGGGGATGGGTTTGGAAAGGAGGCCAGGAATTGAAATAATACCGATAGCGTCATCGCCGCAGACCACTTTACCGAATTCTATCACTATAACTCCGATAGCTGGCCCAACACAGTCGAAAAGTCTAACGGACGAGCGTAGGGAACGGAAAAGTTCCAAGGGAAAGTCGACAGAGGATAAGGGAAAGTTGGAAAAGAGACGTAAGCGCAAAAGAGAAGACAGTCCTATGGGACCACCGCCGGATAAGATACCATCCAAACAGGACCCACTGTCGAAACCGGTCTCTGTGAGCATTAAACCGACCGAATCACCACCGAACTTAAGCTCACGGCCATCGTCACCAGCGACCACTTTACGAAAATTTAGTCCGTCTCCGACGCATACCAGTCCACTTGCTCTCGTAGGTAAGTCCAGTCCTACATTGAAACAGTCAACAAACAAGCCAGTGCAAAGTCCAAAGCACTCTCCGGTCTACAGCAGTAGTCCCAAGCATACGCCAGTACCTGCGAGTGTGAGCCCAAAGCACGGTACATCGTCGCCGAAGCATGGCAGTTCAGCCAGCACTGGAAAACCGAGTATGTCTGCGCTGAAATCCGCGGCCAACTCTCCGTCGAGTAAAACCACCGATTCCGGACAATCAAAGATAAAGTCTTCCTCTTCGTCGTCGGGCAAAGACTCCAATCGAGAGAAGGAGAGAAAGACATCCTCGTTAGCCTTCGGTGGATCGAGCGGTCATCAGAGCCCGAAAACTAAGTCCTCCAGTGGTAAGTTAAAACAACTGGAATTAATTCCTAGCGGGGAAACGCAATCCACGTTGCCTAGCAGTGGCGGTAGCACACCGCCATCCGGCAGTTCGGAGCTCGGCAAGTCGGCGATCGCTCAGCAACAGGCGAAAAACAGGAAAGGATCGTTAAGCGCCGTGATCGATAAACTGAAGAACGCTCAACATTGCACCGAAGACAGCGGCAACAGCGGGACGAAACCGTCTACTGGCGGAAGTGGTGCTTCTAGCGGCCAGAAGGAGAGAAGTGTTGGAAGCTCGTCGAACAAAACCGCGGAGGGAAAGTGCATCAGCAAGAATTCCTCGTTAGACACGAAGAATCCTGCTGAGTACATGGTGAAGCATAGTTCCGATGGGATGAAAATAACGATCAATAAAACTCGCACAAAGGACTCGAAGTCTGGCACCAATCTGAAACTGTCTTCGTCCTCGGCATCTGTGCCGACTGGGACGTCTTCTGGTTCGTCCACCTCGTCGACCTCCATGTCAGGTAACGGTTCGCCCAAAACGCACACCGGCCTGAAGCCAGGAGTAAGTTCCGGTCCTGCATCGAAGAAGCTTCCGTCTCAAACGTCCCCGAAGTTGTCTGGCTCTTCGTCTTCCGGCTCCGGCAGCAGTAGCGGAGGTAAAACAACCTTGTTAGGACAAAAAATGCTGTCTGCGTTGAAGACTATCTCCGGGTCGAATTCCGGAAGCGGTAACGGTGCTGGGGGTATCAATGTAGGTGGCAGCGGTAACACCGGATTGCTTTCCAAAGGCGTTATGTCCTCAAAGACTTCTTCGAGTTCCCCAAAGACGGCTAGTTCCGGTGTGACGGATCTCAGTCGAAACCGTGACAAGTCCCGGCTATCGAAGTCCGGTGACAAAAGTATATTTCCCTCGAAAGGTATCGGAGACACCAGGAAATCGAGTCCTTCGGGGCTGCGGGAGGAAAGCGAGAGCGAACGAGCCTTCAAACTGTTGGCTGCTCACGCTTCCATGACGAGCCTGTCGAATTTGCCCATTGTCGAAGGTCTGATGAAGCAGTTAGATACCAAATTTCAGATACCCAAATTATCCGCTAGAGCTAACACGGACTCCACCGACAAGAAATCAGATAAGCTCTCCATGCTTCCCGACAGCGGGAAGACTCTGGACAATCTTGCAGCGAAGCAAACGACGGAACAGGGAAAGCTACAAGCGTTATCGAATACCTCGTCATCCGTATCGAAGACGAGTTCGGAGGATCAATCCAGCCAGGGTAGACGGGATCATGTACAAACGAAGCCTGACAATCTCTCGATGACAAGCGCGACCTCGGTAATTAACCTAGGCACAGATAGCTCCGGTAGTCTCCTTCTTCCCGCTTTGTCCAGTGGCAGCACACATGACATGGACATACCCACGAATCTCTCGATGCAGCCGAGCGAAAACGAGTCTCGCGATACGTGCAAAGAGCCATCAATGAGTAGGAGTAACACGCAGTTTTTAAGTAGCAGCTTGAACTCCACCGCCACTGGGAAAGACGAGAACAGTGGCAGTGGTCCGGTAATGGCCGTTCTACCAAAAGGTTCTGACGCGCAGTCTACTAGCAAACCCGTGTACCCTACCATGATGACGACAGGTACGATAACGAGCGAGAACGTGACGAACACGGCGAGCTCTGGCAACGGAAACTCGGAGAGCTTGAACCTGAGTATCAAGCCGGTGGATGCCACCATGACGAAGTACAAATCCGATGAGAAGAAGCAACAGCAGCAGTCGCAACAGCAGccgcaacagcagcagcagatGCAGCAACAACCatcacagtcgcagtcgcagccgcagcagcagcaacaagtCCCGTCTTCCGGAGGCTCTTCGGGTTCAGCTTCATTATCGGTGGTGTCTTCAGAGGGTTCCTCAGGCGCGATGAAAGCAACCGGTACAGAGATACCAACGACCACGTCTCAGGAGGCTGCTGAGATGTTGCTGGATTTTTCCACGCCGAAAGATGTGGCCAAGAGCCTGACCTTCACGAGCATTCCCGAGAGGGCGATGACCCAGGCGGCTTCGGTGCGCAGGAACACGCCACCACCTCCTCCTCCTGCCTTCCCAGCCAGTCCTTCCGTCAGTGTGCACATCGTCAAGAGTCCTGCACCCTCGCCAAGGGTTATCCCGCCCTCGCCCCACTCCGCCTCACCCTGCATCACCGACGACGAGCTGATGGACGAGGCACTCGTGGGAATGGGCAAATGA